CCGCGCCTGGCACGCGCCGCGACCGCCCAACCCACGAGGCCGAGCAACCCGAGCGCGCCGCCCACCCCGGTCGCGCCGTGCAGCACGCCGAGCAGGTAGAGCGCCACGGGATCCGCGTCGATCGCGCCCACCGCCGCGAGCACGAGCGGTAGCGCCCCGAGCACGCTGAGCGGCAGGCCGACGAGCGCCAGCCGGCGCAGCAGCGGGACGTGCGCGGCCGGGTCCTCGAGCACGCGGCGGCGGCCGAGCAGGATCCCGATCGCGGCGAGCGGCACGAGCGCCCCGACCGTCACGGGTGTCGCGACGAGCAGCGCCGCGAGCGCGACCGCGCGGCTCGTCAGGTCGCCGACGAAGGTGCCGTCGCCGCCGAGGAGGGAGCCGGATCCGTCGTCGCCCGCGAGGCCGTCCGCCCCCGCGACGACGAGGAACACGATCGCGGGCGCCCACACGAGCACGCGGAAGGCGCGGTCGCTCGCGCGGTACAGGGCGGCGAGGCCGAGCCCGAGGATCCCGTACGACAGCAGGATGTCGCCCTCGAACAGCAGCACCACGTGCAGCGCCCCGAACGCCATGAGCCACAGGCTGCGGCGGAGGAGCAGCCCGCGGGCGCGCGGCCCGTCGACGCCCGCTGCCGCCTGGCGCCTGAGGATCACCGCGAAGCCGTAGGCGAAGAGCATCGTGAACAGCGGGAACGCGCGGTTGTCGACGAGCGTGCCCACGAGCACGTCGGCGACGTGGTCGAGCGCGGTGCCGTCCGTCGGGCGGCCGAGCGGACCGGTCGGGCGGCCGGCGATGAAGTAGACGGAGTTGGCCAGCGCGATGCCGAGAAGGGCGATCCCGCGGAGCAGGTCGGGCGCGAGGCTGCGCTCCGCCGCGGGCGTCGGGCCGGCGTGGGCGACGGGCGCGGGGGATCCGGGGAGCGGGGTCACCCGTCCAGCCTGCCCGTGCGGTGATCGGCACGCCACTGCGCGCCGCGCCGCGCATCCACCGATCGGCCGATGCCGCGGATCGACCGCTCGGCCGTTCCGCTCCCGCCCGGCGCGCGCGAGGCTGGACCCATGACCACAGCAGCCGTCGAGGAGCACGTGAGCGTGCGCGACCTCGAGAAGACCTACGGCACGACCACCGCCCTCCGAGGCGTCTCCTTCGACATCCACCGCGGCGAGACGTTCGCGCTCCTCGGGCCGAACGGCGCGGGCAAGTCCACGACCATCGAGATCCTCGAGGGGTACCGGCTCCGCACCGGCGGATCCGCGACCGTGCTCGGCGTGGACCCCGCGACGGGCGGCCGCGCCTGGCGCGCCCGCATCGGCATGGTGCTCCAGTCGAGCTCCGAGAGCGGCGCGATGACCGTCCGCGAGCAGGTCGCGCACTTCGCCGCGATGTACCCGCGGCCCCGCGACGTCGACGCCACCATCGAGGCCGTGGGCCTCACCGAGAAGGCGGGCACGCTGCTGCGCGCGCTCTCCGGCGGTCAGCGCCGGCGGGTGGACGTGGCCCTCGGGATCATCGGACGCCCCGAGCTGCTCTTCCTCGACGAGCCGACCACGGGATTCGACCCGGAGGCCCGGCACCGGTTCTGGGACCTCATCCGCGAGCTCAAGGCGGAGGGCACGACCATCCTCCTCACCACGCACTACCTCGACGAGGCGGCGCAGCTGGGCGACCGGGCCGCGGTGATCGCGGGCGGCAGCCTCGTGGCGATCGGCCGGCTCGACGAGATCGGGGGAGAGGAGGCGCGGATCCCGCGGGTGCTCTGGCGCGACGACGACGGATCCCACGACGAGCGCACCCGGACGCCCGGCGCGTTCGTGGCGAGCCTGTCGGCGGCGACGCCCGGCGGCGAGCCGCGCGACCTGCGCATCGTCCGGCCGAGCCTCGAGGACGTGTACCTCGGGCTGCTCGCGGAGGCGGGCGCGACCGACGCGCCTGACGCGCCGACGCCCTCCGCTGCCCCGGCGACCACCGAGGGGGTGGCGGCATGACCGCCCTCAGCCCCGCGCGCCCCGTCGCCGACCGCGCCCTCGCCCTCCCCGGCGTCCTGCCCCTCGGGATCCACCGCGTCCGCTACGAGGTGCGCCGCTACTTCCGCCAGACCGACACGATCATCTTCACGTTCCTCTTCCCGGTCATCATGCTGTCGATCTTCTCGGTCGC
This genomic interval from Clavibacter michiganensis contains the following:
- a CDS encoding DUF418 domain-containing protein yields the protein MTPLPGSPAPVAHAGPTPAAERSLAPDLLRGIALLGIALANSVYFIAGRPTGPLGRPTDGTALDHVADVLVGTLVDNRAFPLFTMLFAYGFAVILRRQAAAGVDGPRARGLLLRRSLWLMAFGALHVVLLFEGDILLSYGILGLGLAALYRASDRAFRVLVWAPAIVFLVVAGADGLAGDDGSGSLLGGDGTFVGDLTSRAVALAALLVATPVTVGALVPLAAIGILLGRRRVLEDPAAHVPLLRRLALVGLPLSVLGALPLVLAAVGAIDADPVALYLLGVLHGATGVGGALGLLGLVGWAVAARARRGDAAPGPVLRALVAVGRRSMTCYLLQSVLFAILLEPWSLGLGVGAGTARIALIAIGVWLVTVAVAVALERVGRAGPAEWAIRRLAYGRPAAGPAGPAQPVSAG
- a CDS encoding ABC transporter ATP-binding protein — protein: MTTAAVEEHVSVRDLEKTYGTTTALRGVSFDIHRGETFALLGPNGAGKSTTIEILEGYRLRTGGSATVLGVDPATGGRAWRARIGMVLQSSSESGAMTVREQVAHFAAMYPRPRDVDATIEAVGLTEKAGTLLRALSGGQRRRVDVALGIIGRPELLFLDEPTTGFDPEARHRFWDLIRELKAEGTTILLTTHYLDEAAQLGDRAAVIAGGSLVAIGRLDEIGGEEARIPRVLWRDDDGSHDERTRTPGAFVASLSAATPGGEPRDLRIVRPSLEDVYLGLLAEAGATDAPDAPTPSAAPATTEGVAA